The Malus sylvestris chromosome 8, drMalSylv7.2, whole genome shotgun sequence genomic interval ACGGTTTCTCTGACCTTCGCTTCCCTGCATTTTATACATGTCCGACGAACGTCACCACAGATCTTCGCGCAAATGGTCACCGGATCGAAAGACTAAAAAATCTCAAAGCAAATCTAGGTATGTTCATACTGATTTGGATTCACTACATATCCAACTTGTCACTCCGAAAGAACacgaattaattatttaaagggTTTTTTTGCAATATACTGGCATATCAAATGCGTTATGAGATATATCGGTCTTTGAAAGGTTAAATTGAGACATATTAAAAATGCATATCCAGTCGTTCAATGCACCAATGCATGATAGAATTTTCGTTAACTAAGAGCAAggcaaaaaaatgaattaagaaAGTACCGTAGAAGGACGACGATGATGACGACGATGACGACAATGAGGAAGACGACGATGCATGGTTTGGGTTGGTGTTGGTGATTAGGTTGAGAGGGCATGAGGAGGAGATGGGAAGGACTGGAAGATTATGACAGTTGCAAATTTCAAGCATGTAGCCATCAGGGTCGTGGAAGAAGAGCTGATCAACCGTAACTCCGCCTTCTTCGACCTGCGCCGTCACGTACTCTATCTTCATCTCCTCCAGTTTCTGCACCACCACCGCCATGTCTGAGCACTGGAACGAGATGTGGTTGTCCTTTGGGTTTATCTTTCTGCATTTCTTTTCCGAGGCATTGATGGTATCCGACTCCAGCAGATGAATTCCCACTCCATGGTTGAACAGCCTGATCATGATTTAATTAACATTAATCTTAGTTATGATTTAATTAGCTACACCGTAATTGAATTCGAGTTATACATAATTATTTTTGGCACATTTAGTGCGATAGACATTATTTGTTGGGCCTTAAGAGAGGTTTTTCAGATGTCACGCAACATGTTATTTTACAGTTGAAGACACTTCAAGAAAAAACTTTCccacatttatataaaaataattagttcGTATTTTGAGTACATTGAAAAGTTTATCGGCCTTAGAATGCTctttttgtggaaaaaaatttcattgtaACGAAATATGGGTGGtacatcatatatttttataaaaatgctgaaattttttattttttaaattattaactttttaacacacattcTATCATTCATATTATTACACGTAATGTAACCTCATGTACggatgaaaaatctctcctctcTGTGTTCTTTTCATGTGGGTCAAATTGTCATGTGGTCACACGCATAGACACGTAGTCAATGTGTCCGGCGAGTTATTGATGGAGGGTGTCGGTGTGATGTGTGTTATGCATGAAACATGACGcacaattaaaataaaagaaaacatcGGATCATTTTCTTAAGAATCCTAAGAAGAATTTTATGATTGTGatcgtgaaaaaaaaatattttaaaatttaaaattaaatataaatagtatttaataaaaattaatcataATATATGATAAATGATCACGAtcacaaaatttttaaaatccttaGGAAAATGATCCGGTCTAAAATACACTCTTAAATTATGATTGTTAAAAAAGGTATTGAATTTGACTAATTAATCTTATTTCTATAGAGCTCTAGTATCACATAAACCAATATTATATTTTGATCCTTCGGTCAAATTGTAGGTCAAAACAGAGCTGGCAGTGACAACAAGAAATACATTTGTGATACATTTGTGAGAGTTAGAACTCAAATTACAGTACCTAAACCTTAACTCGATCACTTTCTCCTAGACCAACCCTTGAAAAATGCATCCAAAGTTCCTAGTTACCGTGTGTTCAAGCCTTTTCCCTTTGAAATATATATCAACGTACTGTTATTTATGCATTAATTTTTACTTCTTATAtacatttgttaatttttaccATTTATCTCTTTCATTTCATTAAATCCGTCAATCAAAAATTAAGAtgagtgtatgagaagtaaaagtGGGTGTTTGATCAACACTACCCTTTATATATGTAGGTTAAATGGTGAGTGATCGACATAGCGTGTGGGTGTTAAATTGGAAAAGAGGATGGGCATGGAAATATGAAAGAACACGTACCAAGCTCCctcaaatttgaaggaagaaggGCGTTGGATGAGCACAAAACCTAAGACATCCTCGTAGAACCTCACTGATTTGCTCACCGacttgcaaacaaatgacacgtGATTTAAACACAGTTGAGGCAGCACCAACTTTGATGCAGATGATGAATACCACCTCTGCTTCTGCTGCTCCTGTATTTCCCCATCACCAGCAAACTCATCACTTCCTGAAttcctcatctctctctctctctcttagttAGTGTTGTATGTGGTGATGACTGATGAAAGAATAACGCGCGTATATAAAGAAAGACAGATAAGCAGGTAGATATATCGGGTCCACATATATCATTCAAAGTAAGAAAGAAGATTCCAGAAAGTgttcaaagttttgaaaaaaaaatcgaagtGTGTCTGCATCTCCATTCACTTTTGTTCTGTCATTTTTTTCAACTACGACATTATCTACATTACGTAGAGGTGATGTGCTTAACCTTATAATAAGTTAataataatgtagtttaaatttattttttacaaaaatcgAACTTAAACAAAATTACAAGACAATAGTACTATGCGACCATTTTGTTCTGTCATTAAGTTAACTCTTTAGAATATTAGTATGTCCTTCAAACTTGGGACATGTTTACTTACAGGTAATAAGAATAAAATTCATCGTGATTATTGATCTTCTTGCATTTATTAAAATATGAATATGAAAATTATTTTACTTCTTAACATTCACATGCCTGTAAAGTTACTAACatgtgaaattaaaaaaatataaattttctcATTAAATTAATCAAATACTTAAATATCACGAAATATAAATTTTCTCATTGAATTCATAATCAAATATCTTAATATCATAAATTAGTATGTGTGTGCATATATTCACATATATGTCACATTCCGCTTCGGGACAGACCACTTCCTAGACCCGCTCCActaccgtagcacaatattgtccgctttgggcttagcATTCCCTCacgtttttgtttttgaaaactcacgagcaacttcccagtaggtcacccatcctgggagtgctctggcctccttctcgcttaacttcggagttcctatggaactcgaagccagtgagctcccaaaaaaccttgtgctaggtaaggatgagaatatatatttaaagatcactcccccgagcgatgtgggatatctcacacacacacacacacatatatatatatatatcataaatTAGTAAATGTTATATATAAGATATATCCCTCATGTGTATCCGAAGTAAAGCCACAAAGCCCTACGGCTAGCATGACGTGGCGCCACCTCCTCTCCTCTAGAAACCAAGCGCGCCAGCTAGGTGAATCAATACTTTACTTGTATCATATCCACCGGCGGAGCCACATTAAGGGCTATCCGGGCTGTAGTTCAGGTAGCTTTtggtagaaaataaaattttacatataatTTTTACTGATTTTCGAATGTAGTCTACCATATATTTAGTTATTGATTTGAATTCTCTCggtttaattatataatacagTTTACAAACCATCTTTTTTTCTCACATCTTGTTTTCATCGCTTcttgtacatgtacaagttTGAATTTGTTTGAATAACGAAAATTCTTGGCTTACTTATGAAATTTTTCTTAAGCTAGCTGATATTGTgaaattttttctttgtttataaagATTTAAATCTTTAAGCTAGCCCATCCGGTAAAAAATTTCTAGCTCCACCATTGTTCATATCTCTACTTGCTGCCATGCAAAGCTATCCATGGACTAATATACGGAGTAGAATTCTCTTTTCtcatcatttttaattttttttcctttcttttttgaaCAGTTACGATTGAGTtatgtcaacatcttatatcCATTCTTTATagaaagaaaaaccaaaaaaaaaaaagtgtgagagAAGAGTAGGAGATTAGGAGGAAAAGAATTATACTCGCTAGTATACGTAGGTTTTCTTCGATTACCGGATGGAAATGAATAACTAAATTTATAATTCAAATCATCTTAAAAAGAGTAGTGCTACACTTATCATTTGTTGTACCGTCACTTGtaccatctctctaatagaggtagGGTCCGCCAACGCACATGGatctcatctctattagagagatgatacaaataaatggtaaaaataGTACTTTTGTATTGAAAATAGATTCGAATTGTTTTTTGTTGTGAAGAGATTAGAAGAGTATTAATTAGGCATAATGAAACTTCTAATCCTACTATTTTTGGGGAGGATGGGGAATAATGGCTTCGACTCTTATCCAATTTAGTCTAATCTTCTGTACTAAACAACATTAAGTGATAGAACCTTTTTCCTTCTATTCattgcatttgaaatttgagatattttttCAGTATGCTTAAAATACGAATAAAAAATTGTACGCtatatataatcatataaattatgaaaattttgtttgtCAAATATACCCAAATGTGGTGTACCTCGTCCTCCCTTACTCGTACTAAAATGGTACAACAAATTAAATCCACGTGGTGTGGTGGTTGAATAGGCCCAGCAGATTAAATTGGACTTCATCGATGTCTACAAGGTGGAGATATAAAAAAGTTATATGGATAAAAGCTGAAACATGATAAACGTTGTAGATATGGAGCTGGCTATAGggcaagcaaaaaaaaaattaataatataaaaagtaAGCTATTTAGTAATGGTATAACGATATTCTTATTCACTTATAACTAAGAAACTTTATGTttgattttcatcaaaaacaaatttgaaccacattattgctagtctattatGAAATGCCACTCTTTCTTCTTTGTATAGATATGTCGTTTGtccaaaaaattatatatatatatatatatataaagtaaaaataacaattaaaataaTTCATTAAACTCAGTCGTTGAACTTAATCAATGATCTAAAATAATCATCAAATTTTATCaagttaaataatataatacttatttatttctatattttagaatcttcaaaattaaaataataataaaaaaagaataccataaaatatttacatatatgTTATTTTTCCATAAAATGAAGAACGATGGGCACTAGGCTTGGGACCCACGCACAGCCCCTCCTCCGTCATCGagggacaaggattgtatgCCTCCATTTTCGATGCCCTCTTCGTGCTctcttgttttgtgtgatcacggttaagtcacgtcaacattttatattatttttttatagatataataaaacaaaaatgtatagtaatataaaatgttgacgtagtttaaccgtgaccacagaaACAGAAGAGCATGAGAAGGATATTGAAAatggagggtagacaatccttgtccgtcATCGAGACAAAAAAAACACTTATATAAATCGTATACACTTGTAACCGGTATTATTATAATTCTATCactaaataattaataaaatattatattatttgatCAAAATGTGATTCGCATTCAAATGCCCTTTTTGCTGTTCTTGGACATGTTCAAAACATGTGAATACTCTAAAGTCGCATTAGTTAATCATTTTAATCATTGTACATGTTTCCACCGACTCTGCAGCCAGCTGGCATGGAACCGGATGGGAGGGTCTGCAAATTAATTTTCTAGGGCTTGGTGGGTTGGTGCAGGGGAGAGAATGGAGGGATAAGGGAGGaaggaggagagaagggagagtgGTGCAGGTTGTacaagagagaagggagggaaggGGTACGGGttgcagaagagagaagggagggagagggtgctcggggaggtagaagacgggttttttgttttttttttgaattttgaaattttttttttactcattctccaaaaaaaaaaaaaaaacacatgaaccttttaatgacacgtggcgttcAGTCATTGTACACATAGacgccacatcatcagttaacgacAAACTTAACAGTTTAAC includes:
- the LOC126632136 gene encoding glyoxylase I 4-like gives rise to the protein MRNSGSDEFAGDGEIQEQQKQRWYSSSASKLVLPQLCLNHVSFVCKSVSKSVRFYEDVLGFVLIQRPSSFKFEGAWLFNHGVGIHLLESDTINASEKKCRKINPKDNHISFQCSDMAVVVQKLEEMKIEYVTAQVEEGGVTVDQLFFHDPDGYMLEICNCHNLPVLPISSSCPLNLITNTNPNHASSSSSLSSSSSSSSSFYGKRRSEKPCSGEAATLMMESLVMDVMNISM